One segment of Pyricularia oryzae 70-15 chromosome 3, whole genome shotgun sequence DNA contains the following:
- a CDS encoding Fe(2+) transporter 3, with the protein MNCPSRTDEPPLTDHPTWNQNPPFLSGDLTTCQDLNGIANAREHRDGSGGAAVTDDERGGNGMQRDGWAVADRMPVEAEGRKGLAWGWGSFDASHSQAKGVTGGEGHSLSTAAGGGGFGAVAAATAAPPAPCSLFGWFSWVASVLVCAAIMSASRLPESLTGRLFGAPQPGLASAPNTSTIATNSRDADVIPLGKRSTCATGGFLSEEEYNTPLHVGALLIILGVSFGACAFPIVASRIPRLRLPARFFFAVRHFGTGVLLATAFVHLLPTAFTLLGNPCLSSFWVSEYPAMPGAIALAAVFFVTVIEMVLQPARHMTEAAGSSTGGGCMSAAAVLQQQQERPRRTAEPAQDTSSEDGNGAMAGRPMSLEMRPAGGNANSLGRQLSNLGRTDDQNASVGAPSSDGQAGERLSDKSVVVDEENRLAGGHLQLTAQQQHQKDVLQCMMLEVGILFHSVFIGMTLSVSIGHEFVILLIAIAFHQTFEGLALGSRIANIKWEKGSWQPWMMSMAYGCTTPLGQAIGIATHRLYNPESEFGLVLVGTMNAISSGLLVFASLVELLSEDFLSDESWRILRGRRRVYACFLVLSGAIGMSLVGAWA; encoded by the exons ATGAACTGCCCGTCCCGTACCGACGAGCCGCCATTGACGGACCATCCGACCTGGAATCAGAACCCGCCCTTCCTGTCGGGTGACCTGACGACCTGCCAGGACCTCAACGGCATCGCCAACGCGCGCGAGCACCGCGACGGGTCCGGAGGCGCCGCCGTGACCGACGACGAACGCGGTGGAAACGGGATGCAGAGGGACGGCTGGGCCGTGGCCGATCGAATGCCGGTCGAGGCCGAGGGGCGGAAGGGGTTGGCTTGGGGATGGGGTTCTTTTGATG CATCCCATTCCCAAGCCAAGGGAGTGACTGGCGGTGAAGGCCATTCACTCTCGACCGcggcaggcggcggcggcttcggTGCCGTCGCTGCTGCCACTGCAGCGCCCCCTGCACCATGCTCTCTTTTCGGCTGGTTCTCCTGGGTGGCCTCGGTCCTCGTCTGCGCAGCCATCATGTCGGCCTCTCGGCTGCCAGAGTCCCTAACGGGACGTCTGTTTGGCGCCCCGCAACCTGGTTTAGCTT CAGCTCCAAACACGTCCACCATCGCCACCAACTCCCGCGACGCCGATGTTATCCCGCTCGGCAAGCGGTCGACCTGCGCGACGGGCGGCTTCCTCTCCGAGGAGGAGTACAACACGCCGCTGCACGTCGGCGCGCTGCTCATCATCCTGGGCGTGTCGTTTGGGGCATGCGCATTTCCGATTGTGGCCTCGCGCATCCCGCGCCTGCGGCTCCCCGCCCGCTTCTTCTTCGCCGTGCGCCACTTTGGCACCGGCGTCCTGCTGGCCACGGCGTTTGTGCACCTGCTGCCGACCGCCTTTACGCTGCTGGGGAACCCCTGCCTGTCGAGCTTCTGGGTCAGTGAGTACCCGGCCATGCCGGGCGCCatcgccctcgccgccgtctTTTTTGTGACTGTCATCGAGATGGTTCTGCAGCCTGCGAGGCACATGACCGAGGCTGCCGGGTCATCTACGGGTGGCGGCTGCATGAGCGCCGCTGCCGTgttgcaacagcagcaggagcGACCGCGGAGGACCGCGGAGCCGGCTCAGGACACCTCTTCTGAGGATGGAAACGGCGCCATGGCCGGGCGACCGATGTCACTGGAGATGCGGCCGGCAGGTGGCAACGCCAACTCTTTGGGCCGACAGCTCTCCAACCTCGGACGGACCGATGACCAGAACGCGAGCGTCGGGGCGCCATCCTCCGATGGGCAAGCCGGTGAAAGGCTTAGCGACAAGTCGGTGGTCGTCGACGAGGAGAACCGTCTCGCCGGCGGGCATCTCCAGCTCacggcgcagcagcagcaccagaaGGACGTGCTTCAGTGCATGATGCTCGAGGTCGGCATTTTGTTCCACAGCGTCTTCATCGGTATGACGCTCAGCGTTTCGATTGGGCACGAGTTTGTCATTCTGCTCATCGCCATTGCTTTTCACC AAACCTTTGAAGGATTGGCCCTTGGCTCGAGGATCGCAAACATCAAGTGGGAGAAAGGTTCATGGCAGCCTTGGATGATGTCGATGGCATACGGGTGCAC AACGCCGCTCGGCCAGGCGATCGGAATCGCTACTCACAGGCTCTACAACCCAGAGTCTGAGTTTggtctcgtcctcgtcggcaCCATGAACGCCATCTCGTCTGGTCTACTGGTGTTTGCGTCGCTCGTGGAGCTGCTGTCCGAGGACTTCCTCAGCGACGAGAGCTGGCGCATCCTCCGTGGCAGGCGCAGGGTTTACGCCTGCTTCCTGGTGCTGTCTGGCGCCATCGGCATGAGTCTTGTCGGGGCCTGGGCTTAA